The Cryptococcus gattii WM276 chromosome K, complete sequence genome contains the following window.
TTATCTCTAATCGCTTTTTGAATTACTGAATCCACATCGTATTCCCCATCAACAAGCATGTCTTCCGAATCCCTTCGAGTATCCACTCCAATGCCTCAAGAGGACCGTTCAAAGGATCGACCGCGTCCCTCTCTTCGAGCTCTCATCGGTCAAGCTTTGACCGTTACCCTCATCGACGGTCGTACCATCAAGGGCTACTTTACATGTGTTGATAAGCAGTGCAACATCATCCTCAATGAAGCCGAGGAGTTTCGCCCCCGTCCCGCATCACTTATTGCCAAAGAGCAGGCGCTCTTGGAGGGCAGGCCTATTGAGGGCAAGTTGGCTGAGGAGtcagatgaggaaaaggtCTGGAAGAACAGGGAAAAATACTGGCCTAAGAGTGAGCCTTTTGGGGGATATGCGACTGGATGGGGAGGTCGGCCATTATCTATGGTGTGTATGAAAAAGGACCATATTGCAAAAATCCAAATTGAAAAGGATGTTTGGAAGTGGATTGGAGGTCAATGGTGGGTCTCTTTTGCCTGAAATGTGCTGCCAGTCATACCGATACTGACCTCGTTGCAGAAGCTTTTTCCTCATGTTTGAAGAGCCCTTTCCCTATAGCCTTCCAGCGTCCAAGGCAATGCATCTTAGGGCATTCAATCGGGTTCTGCCAACATACTCAAATGCTTCGAAATTCCCGCATCCGCCTTCGGCCACAGCCTAATTCGAATTTGGGAGGGAAGACGGATAAGGGCTGTCCCCAAGACTACTGAGGCTTGTTTGTCTCCTTCGTCTCCTTTGTTTGCTTTTCGGTGCCTCGTATACCGTTCTCCTACCACACAGGTGCTAAGAAAGGAAGGTGCGGGCCCTTCATACCCCTGGTTGTATATTACACTAGCTGACACACCTCAGCTATCCTTTATGTGAACCAACTCGCATGCAACAGACATTGAAAGCCTATCTTCACATTTAGCCAATAGCGCAGTCTGATTCGATTTATAATAACCATGGGAGAGTGTGACAGATGTTTTGGGTGAACGAGTATAACATCGTCCTGCATAGCGCCTTCTGTACGACTGACATCCAAAATGCGGCAGCAACATCTTCCGCTCAGTCCTCACCCTTCACATTTACATTTTCCGCCGGCTACGATTTCTCCCTGCGCCGACTGTCCCCTTCCATCTCCTGTCTTCAAGTATATTGGATCACCGAGATCATACTCATATCTAGCAAAAGTGCTTTTACCAATATACGACAAGCTATGGTATACCTTGCCATTTCTAGTGACTTCTCTACACGTCTTCATTTCCCCTTATACCAAGGTGGAAGAAACTCCAGCTCTCCATGCGGTTCACGACATTCTGGCTCACGGGATTAGTTCAAATGCGCTGCAACATGTGAATACTCCATCAGCAGGCACTGCATCTACTGACGATCACAAATTAGTATGACCACATCGTCTATCCCGGCCCAGTAGCACGTTCCATGATACCCAACTTACTACTGGCTGCCTTTACCTATCCACTTTCTTTGGTTATGGGAGTTCGCCAAGGTTTACCTCTACAGGTGTTAAGTGAGCCATTTACTCTTTCCTGCTTAATGGCTTCCGGCAGCTGACTCGTTGACGGTCGTAGTACGCCTAGTTCAGACCGTTTTCTTCTCAGCAGGTTTGGCGCACTTGTCCAGCTCAATCAGCCGATACTATCGATCACAACTGACATCGCGGTTGTTCCTCATACTTTCAACGACTCAATTTCATATACCCTACTATGCTGGGCGGACGTTGCCCAACTTCATGGCGCTGCCTTTCGGTGAATTTTTTGATCATTGTGATGATCTGCGGACTCACTTTGATGTGCTTCCCTAGCGCTATTTGGAATATCATTGATTATCCGTCCTTCGAAACATTCAAGTAAACCCCGATTAGGACTGACTATCATCTCGCTCACCGGGACGATCGCCAGAATGGAAATTGCACCTATCTCCCTGGCTTTGGCGTTGACTCTGATTTGGCAGAGACGCCTTTCGGTATTCCAGGCATTAAGTGGTGGAGTGTATGGAGGAATCATCGGTATCGGTGAGTTTTTCCTTTCGGTAACTGTCGTGAAGTTTCTCAATGTCCCCGTTACCAGCAAT
Protein-coding sequences here:
- a CDS encoding Hypothetical protein (Similar to TIGR gene model, INSD accession AAW46338.1; CNK01770), translating into MIAERLFPFRFRIRYDASRALNFVLFSAATRLWPFPPTALIAVNEFMSSESLRVSTPMPQEDRSKDRPRPSLRALIGQALTVTLIDGRTIKGYFTCVDKQCNIILNEAEEFRPRPASLIAKEQALLEGRPIEGKLAEESDEEKVWKNREKYWPKSEPFGGYATGWGGRPLSMVCMKKDHIAKIQIEKDVWKWIGGQWWVSFA